TAGAGGCGGTTTTGTTGGGCATCTCTCTCTAATACTGGCCCGGAAAACGGTCGTTATCCCTGAAAAAATGATCTTTCCTTGTTAATGTATTTTAACTTGCTGATTTTCAGTCGTAAGTGCTTAAGTTTGTAATAGTGTAGACCTATTGTAATCCGATAGGTCGAATTGAAATTAAAGGCGAGGGTGTATAGTATTTGTTTGAATTAAGATTTCTAACCTAAAAACTATAAACATGAATTTAATTGAAATGCTAAAGAATGAGGTCAGCGGCAGCGTTGTCTCCTCTTTAAGCCAGAAAGCTGGCGTAACTGAAGAACAGGTGCAAGCCGGTTTTTCTGCAGGTATTCCCGCTGTTCTGGCCGGAATCTTAAAAAACGGAGTAGGAGGAGATTCAGGATTTTTGGGCAAAATGCTCTCTAATATTACCAATTCAGGAGGAGAAAGTAAACCGGAAGATTTGTTAAACAGCGATAATGATTCTTTGTTGGAGAAAGGTAAATCAATGTTGGGTGGTTTATTTGGACAGGATACTGATGCTTTAACGAATGCAGTTTCCTCATCAGGTGGATTGAGCACTGATAAATCCGCAGGCTTGCTGGCAATGATTGTTCCGTTAATTACCGGATTTGTATCTAAAATCATGAGCAGTAAAGGCTGGAGCCTGACCGACTTATTGGGTAAGATTTTTGAAAATAAAGCAGATATTACCGCCGCACTTCCTCAGGGCTTAGGCGATTCGCTCGGCTTAGCGGGGATCAATATGCCAAATGTGAATATTCCGAATGTAGAGGTGCCGAAAGTGGAAGTGCCCAGGGTCGAAGTACCACGGGTTCCTCCTGTAAATTATGCTTCTGGAAATGACGTTAAATCCGGAGGTAGCTTCTTGAAATGGTTAATCCCATTACTGATCATCATTATAGGAGTATGGTGGATCTTAGGCAGATCGGGTTGCAAAGACACGACCATGAGTAGCGCAGTTGATTCTTTATCGGCTAATGTAGATTCTGCAGGCAACCAACTTGACTCTGCTGCTGATGCGATAAAAGATGGAGCAACAACCGCAAAAGGTGCCATTGCAGGTAAACTGAATGAAGCTGGTGATTTTATCAGAGATCTGGGTGCTAATATCAATAAGAAACTAGCCGATGGCACGGTAATTAATATTGGAGATAATTCTGTAGAAAACCGCTTGATCTCATTCATTGAAGACAAAGATAAACCGGTTGATAAAACCACCTGGTTTACTTTTGACAGGTTGTATTTTGAAACCGGAAAAAGTACCTTAAAAGCTGAATCGCAGGAGCAGTTAAAAAATATAACCGCCATTTTAAAAGCTTATCCGAATGTAAAGCTCAAAATGGGAGGATATACTGATAATACCGGTGATGCAGCTGTGAACAAGAAAATATCTACCGAGCGGGCAAACGCCGCAGTAGAAGCACTGGTAAAACTAGGCGTTGATGCCAAACGCCTGGAAGCGGAAGGTTATGGTCCTGAACATCCGATTGCCAGTAATGATACCCCTGAAGGAAGGGCCCAAAACAGACGGATTGATATTCGTGTCACTCAAAAATAAACACTGATTAAATGTAAATGAAAACGCTCGGCCACAGAACGGTTGGGCATTTTCATTTAGTTCGGGAGCAATAAAAGATCATATCTTGTAGAAAACCGGGGTTAAAGAATATAAAATAAGACTTCAGGAAGAATATCCCCAACAGCCTGTTTTTTATCCGTTTAAACGAATCATCATGTCGGGGATATTCTAGATGCGAATCCTCCTTATCAAGGTGTTTTTCTATGCCTCAGCTAAGAATCAGCTGATCTTATCTGTGTGATAAATGGTGACCGGCCCATCTATAATGCTTACTGAATCTGCGATAAAACGGGCAATATGAGGTTGAGAATTATGTAGGTTCCATCCCTCCTGACTTTCCCAGATCTCCTGAAAAATAAATACGTTTCTGTTTGCCTGATCCTGATGAAGGTCATATTGCAGGCAGGCATTTTCCTTCCTGGAGTCCACAACGAGCTGTTGCAGCAGGTTTTTCATAGACTCAGCGCTTCCTTCTTTACTTTTTACAATAGCAGTTAAATATATGTTCATTTCTGTATGTGGTTAATAATATCAGACAAAAATAGTCCGATTTATGATAGGATGATCATCATATAAATCATGCCTGCTTATTATAATTCTGATGCCGGTGAAAAAGACAATTTTTTTATAAAACAATATTGATTTTTTTGTAAAATAATAAGTACAGTGAAAATGTTCAGTATAATAGGAAAAATATATTGCAAATGTGAATGTGTTTTTTGTAGATTAGTTTAACGGGATTATTTTTAATGTTTGTAAAGTAAATTTATTAAGCTGCAAATGTTCTTTTTTGTAAATCAACTGTTCTCTATATGATAAATCCATTGCAATCCAGGCTCGAGAATTCTGAAGCCGTAGTTTTATCTCTTATAAAAGAGCTTCGTATTGACGTAAGCAAACCTACCGTACAGTATCAATTAAATGAGCATCCGGAATACCCTAGTTTATTGGCGATTAGTGATTCTTTAAATGGCTGGAGAATACCGCACGAAACCTATAGGATAGACAAAGGGGAGTATGCTGTTGAGGACCTTTCATTTCCTTTAATTGCTCATTTAGGAGATGGAGGAGGCAGATTTATATTGATCCATAACATTACAAACGGAAAAGTCACTTATACCAACGAGACAGAGAAAAAGGCAGTCATGGAGGAAACAGAGTTTCTGAAAAAATGGGATGGAATTCTCTTATATGCCGAAAAGACGGAGCATAGCGGAGAAGAAAATTACAGAATGGAACAACTCAAAGGATGGTTCGATCAGGCGCGCGTTCCATTGTTGGTTCTCTTACTCCTGGTTTGTGTTGCTGCGGTGGTTAATGATACTGCATTGAGTATGGCCTATGGCGCCTTGTTGGCCGTAAAACTGTTAGGAGTTGCCGTCAGTGTATTGCTGTTAGTGTACAGTATTGACGGAAACAATCCTTTCATACAAAACCTCTGTAGCCTGGGCAAAGAGAATAACTGTAATGCGATCCTGAAGTCAGATGCCGCTAAAGTAACCAGTTGGTTAAGCTGGAGCGAAGTGGGCTTGTTTTATTTTGCGGGATCATTGCTCTGTCTACTGGTCAACCCACAATCCGTTGCGCTGCTGGCCTGGTTATGTCTTGCTGCTTTACCTTACACTTTTTACTCCATCGGCTACCAGATAAAGATTAAAAACTGGTGTGTACTGTGCTGTACCATACAGGGATTGCTCTGGCTGGAAGCATTTGCTTTCCTGATGAATTCTTCTTTTACATTGGATATTCCCCTTTCAGTTCTTCCCACTGTGATGGTTTGTTTTTTACTTCCTATTGCGATCTGGGCTTTCCTGAAACCCTTCCTGACTAAAGCCGGACAAACAAAACACTTGAAACAGCAGTTGAAAGGATTTAAATACAACAGCGATTTGTTCCATAAACTGCTTACCGGACAACCTCGTTATGCTGTTCCGGAGGAATTAAAAGCCATCAATTTAGGGAACCCTCAGGCACAAACGGTCATTACGATGGTCACCAACCCATTCTGCGGGCCATGTGCGGCTACCCATAAAATGCTGGATGAATGGCTGACGACGAGGGAAGACCTGCAATTAAAAATCTTGTTCACTACGGCAAACCATGAAGAAGATGCCCGCACCAAAGTGGCCAGACATGTAACCGCATTGAGCTTGTCTAAAGACGGTAAATACGTAGGAGAAGCTTTAAATGGTTGGTATAAACAAAGCAATAAAGATTATGATACCTGGGCTACTCAATACCCTGTTCATGTGAATGAGGAAATGAGCCTGGTTACGGAAAGGCAAAAGGCCTGGTGTGAGATGGCAGAGATTACTTTTACCCCAACGATCCTGGTGAACGGTTATAAACTGATGGAACCTTATCGTCTGGAAGATATTCAGTTCATGGATATTTAGGAATTTTAGTATAACATTAAGGAATTTTGGCATATTGGCGAAATTTCGGGTAAATCTGATTAGATTTAAATTAAGAGAATCATCCAGGGGAATAACCATCTTAATTTTAATCTTATGAAACAGATTTACGCTGGTTTTATCTTTTTGCTATGCAGCCTCAGCTTAGCTGCTCAGGTGAATCATCCTGGGATCAATTGGGCAGAATATATGAAGCGCCAAACCTTGCGATGGGATTCCATCGGTACCAGTTATTATACGGGTATATTATTGGGAAATGGCTTACTGGGGACCAATATTTATCAGGAAGATGACCGTACAATCCGCTTTGATATTGGACGGACGGATGTAACCGATCAAAGAGAGCATCAGGGAACAGGACTATCAGAACCGCTGATCTCCCGGCCAAGGTTACCAATCGGAAGAATGGTACTGAAAACAGCAGGAGTAATTACAGGGGCTAAAATGAACCTGGATATTTACAATGCCAGGGCAGAGGGAACGATTTATACCACTAAAGGAGCTGTTGAATTCAGCTCGTTTGTCCCGGCAAATACCAATGTGATCTACATTAAGGCAAAGGGAACTCAGCAGGAAAAGAACGTCAGCTGGCAGTTTGTCGCCGAGCAAAGCAAGAGCCCTAGAATGAACCAGAACAATTCCGGAAATCCCGATACCTATCCGGAAAATCCTGCCTCAACACTTCAAAAATCAGGGACATTTACGGTTTGTCATCAATTGTTGTTAAATGGTGGGGGATATGCGACAGCCTGGACAGCTAAAAAAGGAAGCAATGAGAGTACCATGCTCATCTCTGTAGGGTATGATGGAGACGGAAAATCAGATGAAATAAAAGAAGCAACAACTGCCATCAATACTTTTATTACCGCTAAGATGCCGGTCGTGTGGGCAGCACATCAAAAATGGTGGAATCAGTTTTATCAGAAGAGTTTCCTGTCGCTTCCGGATCAGCGGATGGAAAGTTTTTATTGGATCCAGCTGTATAAACTGGCTTCCGCAACAAGAGCGAACAAACCTATGGTTGACCTGATGGGCCCCTGGTTCAGCAGTAAAACACCATGGCCCGGAATCTGGTGGAACTTAAATACCCAGTTAACCTACTCACCTGTTTTTACGGCCAATCATATGGAATTGGCTAAATCGCTGTTTAATACCCTGAATAAGAACCTGCAGAATCTGATTAATAACGTTCCTGAGGAATGGCGTAAGGATGCGGCTGCAATCGGACGCATCAGTGGCTATGATCTGGTTGCACCCCTGAGGGAAGCGGAAAAGGACAATGGGCAATTTGAATTGGGGAACCTGACCTGGACCTTGTTCTATTATTATCAATATTATGCTTACACCAAAGACAAGGAGGAATTAACCAGATACATTTACCCATTACTGAAAAGATCGGTGAATCACCTGATGTATCATTTGAAAAAAGATGAGGCAGGAGTTCTTCATCTGCCTTCTTCTTTTTCTCCGGAATATAAATATGCAGAAGATGCGAATTATGCATTATCCAGTTTGCGTTGGGGATTGGAAACGTTAATTGCGCTGGATAAAAATGAAAATCTAAACGATGCCGACCGGGGAAAATGGGAATCTACTTTAGAAAAGCTGGTACCTTATCCAGTAGATGATACTGGTTTTATGATCGGTAAGGATGTTCCCCTGAGCAGCTCACACCGCCATTACTCACACCTGATGATGATCTATCCTTATCGCCTGATCAATGCCGATCAGGTGGATAAAAGGGAGCTCATTGAAAAGTCAATGAACCACTGGATTTCATTGAAAGGAGCATTACAGGGATATACTTTTACCGGTGCTGCCGCGATCAATGCCATGTTGGGGAAAGGAAATGAATCCTACGATTTATTAAATCAGCTTTTTGATAATTTCATCAAACCAAATACCCTGTACCAGGAATCCGGTCCGGTGATTGAAACCCCGCTTGCTGCAGCAACTTCTATCCAGGAAATGTTATTACAGAGCTATGGCGGAAAAGCAAGGGTCTTTCCTGCAATTCCGGATCAATGGAAAAATGTATCATTTGATAAACTTCGGGCAGAGGGTGGTTTTCTGGTCTCCTCAAACCGGGAAAATGGAGAGACTTCGTTTATCAGGGTTTTTAGCACCAAAGGAGATACCTGCCGGATTCAGACAGATATGAAAGTAAGTATGGTCAGTTCCGATAAAAGAAAAGAACTGGCCTTTACGGTGTATGAGAATGAAGGAAAAATGAACCTTAGCTTTTCAACGCTTCCGGGAGAAACGATTTTACTGGCCGCCGGATATGATACCAGTAAATTTAATATCCTGCCTGTAAAAGCAACGATCAGGGAAAACTGGAGCTGGGGACTGAAAGCCAGGACTGCTGCTAAAATAAAATAACGAATCCCCTGGCTTATAGTTATTCCGTTTTCAGAGCATAAATGCTTGTTAAAATAAATGAAAAATAATTGCAATTAAATTCAAATAGGAATAGATTAATGAACTAAAAGCCAAAATCACTTAATAATTTGACAGAAAGATAGATTTTCTGTTCGCTAATTGTGCCGTTCTTTGGGTAACACACCTGAAACCAAACCAGATATGAAGTTTTACCAGAACTTTCTTTTAGCTACAATTGGCCATACTTTTCTATTCGCAATCAGCGGAACCAGCTATGCGCAATCTTCCGATATTCAAATCTATTTTAAAAAACCTGCAGCGTCTTTTCACGAGGCCTTACCCTTAGGAAACGGACGTTTGGGCGCATTAATTACTGGAAATCCCAATAAAGATAAAATCACCCTCAATGAGATCTCTTTATGGTCCGGAGGGCCACAGGATGCTGACAATGAAAATGCCCATAGCTCCCTTAAACCCATTCAGGACTATTTGTTGAAAGGACAAAATAAAGAAGCCCAGCAACTGCTGCAAAAACAGTTTGTAGCGAAAGGCCCTGGTTCCGGTTTCGGGAATGGTAAGGAGGTCTCTTTTGGATGTTACCA
This region of Pedobacter steynii genomic DNA includes:
- a CDS encoding putative quinol monooxygenase, giving the protein MNIYLTAIVKSKEGSAESMKNLLQQLVVDSRKENACLQYDLHQDQANRNVFIFQEIWESQEGWNLHNSQPHIARFIADSVSIIDGPVTIYHTDKIS
- a CDS encoding OmpA family protein, with the protein product MNLIEMLKNEVSGSVVSSLSQKAGVTEEQVQAGFSAGIPAVLAGILKNGVGGDSGFLGKMLSNITNSGGESKPEDLLNSDNDSLLEKGKSMLGGLFGQDTDALTNAVSSSGGLSTDKSAGLLAMIVPLITGFVSKIMSSKGWSLTDLLGKIFENKADITAALPQGLGDSLGLAGINMPNVNIPNVEVPKVEVPRVEVPRVPPVNYASGNDVKSGGSFLKWLIPLLIIIIGVWWILGRSGCKDTTMSSAVDSLSANVDSAGNQLDSAADAIKDGATTAKGAIAGKLNEAGDFIRDLGANINKKLADGTVINIGDNSVENRLISFIEDKDKPVDKTTWFTFDRLYFETGKSTLKAESQEQLKNITAILKAYPNVKLKMGGYTDNTGDAAVNKKISTERANAAVEALVKLGVDAKRLEAEGYGPEHPIASNDTPEGRAQNRRIDIRVTQK
- a CDS encoding glycosyl hydrolase family 95 catalytic domain-containing protein, with amino-acid sequence MKQIYAGFIFLLCSLSLAAQVNHPGINWAEYMKRQTLRWDSIGTSYYTGILLGNGLLGTNIYQEDDRTIRFDIGRTDVTDQREHQGTGLSEPLISRPRLPIGRMVLKTAGVITGAKMNLDIYNARAEGTIYTTKGAVEFSSFVPANTNVIYIKAKGTQQEKNVSWQFVAEQSKSPRMNQNNSGNPDTYPENPASTLQKSGTFTVCHQLLLNGGGYATAWTAKKGSNESTMLISVGYDGDGKSDEIKEATTAINTFITAKMPVVWAAHQKWWNQFYQKSFLSLPDQRMESFYWIQLYKLASATRANKPMVDLMGPWFSSKTPWPGIWWNLNTQLTYSPVFTANHMELAKSLFNTLNKNLQNLINNVPEEWRKDAAAIGRISGYDLVAPLREAEKDNGQFELGNLTWTLFYYYQYYAYTKDKEELTRYIYPLLKRSVNHLMYHLKKDEAGVLHLPSSFSPEYKYAEDANYALSSLRWGLETLIALDKNENLNDADRGKWESTLEKLVPYPVDDTGFMIGKDVPLSSSHRHYSHLMMIYPYRLINADQVDKRELIEKSMNHWISLKGALQGYTFTGAAAINAMLGKGNESYDLLNQLFDNFIKPNTLYQESGPVIETPLAAATSIQEMLLQSYGGKARVFPAIPDQWKNVSFDKLRAEGGFLVSSNRENGETSFIRVFSTKGDTCRIQTDMKVSMVSSDKRKELAFTVYENEGKMNLSFSTLPGETILLAAGYDTSKFNILPVKATIRENWSWGLKARTAAKIK
- a CDS encoding cysteine peptidase family C39 domain-containing protein, which translates into the protein MINPLQSRLENSEAVVLSLIKELRIDVSKPTVQYQLNEHPEYPSLLAISDSLNGWRIPHETYRIDKGEYAVEDLSFPLIAHLGDGGGRFILIHNITNGKVTYTNETEKKAVMEETEFLKKWDGILLYAEKTEHSGEENYRMEQLKGWFDQARVPLLVLLLLVCVAAVVNDTALSMAYGALLAVKLLGVAVSVLLLVYSIDGNNPFIQNLCSLGKENNCNAILKSDAAKVTSWLSWSEVGLFYFAGSLLCLLVNPQSVALLAWLCLAALPYTFYSIGYQIKIKNWCVLCCTIQGLLWLEAFAFLMNSSFTLDIPLSVLPTVMVCFLLPIAIWAFLKPFLTKAGQTKHLKQQLKGFKYNSDLFHKLLTGQPRYAVPEELKAINLGNPQAQTVITMVTNPFCGPCAATHKMLDEWLTTREDLQLKILFTTANHEEDARTKVARHVTALSLSKDGKYVGEALNGWYKQSNKDYDTWATQYPVHVNEEMSLVTERQKAWCEMAEITFTPTILVNGYKLMEPYRLEDIQFMDI